In Mercenaria mercenaria strain notata chromosome 13, MADL_Memer_1, whole genome shotgun sequence, a single window of DNA contains:
- the LOC123529983 gene encoding plexin-A1-like isoform X2, whose amino-acid sequence MKLLLILILLVSFSMTVSINYIAYTFELETKLGIFFENACTDRQTGKIYVGAKNKLYKLGENLEMISEIDTGPAVDNVNCLYIRGCSLPETLTDSYSKAILIDYENNRLIHCISLHNGICVKHDLKNITRTEDQIYLPMVANTDSATTFAFIAPGPVRDENDHWALVLNIGVQYANNGPVQDRIPSFASRNLYDFSLVNTDLLQQSELRLDFTSKISFPIRYVYGFSSGNYSYMITVQKVKPYNETYVSKIFRVCQRDRNFFTYAEIQLQCRNNGTLYNLAQSAYLGKAGSQLAEGLNISATQDVLYVTFSIGEPGSSVPTNESALCIYPMSNVGKVFTRNIKECFEGKGQTGPEHFSYSEKCITVPGLEIDETYCNKYQRFFEQPVDGPIPVGVDAAITFQSVASALTVDVTSNYTIAFAGSGKGHIFKVVMETQTSATVYEDVEIAEGDAIKSSLLFDIGHEHIYVMTDYKLYKMKLYECCQYTTCTTCLGANNPYCGWCSLENKCSVQKECNQTDEMGWLPYSENFCPNITNENADIQQIPALTSIHPNTGPQSGGTLVTIYGQYLYTDIATTVTIGGHCCSLTDPDRARYSSENASSNESNPVSYTEKYSSNPNELVCKTSTAYKSQLNKQLDVVVHINGTRVSADKNMTYTYVEDPKITSIHPKRSFQSGGRALTIEGSNLFATQIPMMYAVIDGVQMGPENCTRDNTAVIYCPTPKYIDPSTGSVEETDFVNARLGFKMDSVTSVTADNLPLNLGNIMYYPDPSLQNFTEVMEVNNTQDHVVIKGTRLSLAADGPDVKVYIGCGTCDVISMTAEVIVCKPPEDKPVCDESNEQQFIVNVSIGNFHQSVGLLSFKVKSQSAKPSNIGTLVIVIAVICVTVILSTGAILMFCRYRKKHSEGGNTILFWNENGVEEVGLIHDSE is encoded by the exons ATGAAACTATTGCTCATTTTGATATTGCTGGTCAGTTTCTCAATGACAGTTTCAATAAACTATATTGCCTATACTTTTGAGCTTGAAACGAAGTTGggcatttttttcgaaaatgcctgtacagacagacaaacaggcAAGATTTATGTTGGGGCTAAAAATAAGTTGTACAAACTTGGAGAAAATTTAGAGATGATATCTGAGATAGACACTGGACCTGCAGTGGATAACGTTAACTGTCTCTATATACGTGGATGTTCTCTTCCCGAAACTCTAACCGATAGTTACAGTAAAGCAATTCTCATAGATTATGAGAATAATCGTTTAATTCACTGTATTAGTCTACACAATGGTATTTGTGTGAAACATGATCTTAAGAATATTACGAGAACAGAAGACCAGATCTATTTACCTATGGTAGCTAATACTGATTCAGCTACAACGTTTGCGTTTATTGCTCCAGGGCCGGTAAGGGATGAAAATGATCATTGGGCATTGGTGCTTAATATTGGAGTTCAATACGCAAACAATGGCCCAGTCCAGGACAGGATTCCGAGTTTTGCAAGCAGAAATTTGTATGACTTTTCACTGGTTAATACGGATCTTCTCCAGCAGTCTGAACTCCGCTTAGATTTCACCAGTAAAATTTCATTTCCAATCCGCTATGTTTATGGATTTAGCTCTGGAAATTATAGTTACATGATTACTGTTCAGAAAGTTAAGCCTTATAATGAAACTTATGTAAGTAAAATTTTCCGCGTGTGTCAAAGAGACAGAAATTTCTTCACTTATGCAGAAATACAACTCCAGTGTCGGAACAACGGAACTCTGTACAATCTTGCCCAGTCAGCTTATCTTGGTAAGGCTGGGAGCCAGCTAGCAGAGGGATTGAATATTTCAGCAACCCAAGATGTTCTCTATGTCACCTTTTCAATTGGAGAGCCGGGTTCAAGTGTTCCTACTAATGAGTCTGCATTGTGCATTTACCCAATGAGTAATGTTGGAAAGGTGTTTACAAGAAATATCAAGGAATGTTTTGAAGGGAAAGGACAAACTGGCCCAGAGCATTTTTCCTATTCTGAAAAGTGCATAACagtacca GGTTTGGAAATTGATGAAACATACTGTAACAAATACCAAAGATTCTTTGAACAGCCAGTAGATGGCCCTATTCCTGTAGGAGTTGATGCTGCCATAACATTTCAAAGTGTGGCATCTGCGTTAACTGTAGATGTCACGTCTAATTACACGATTGCCTTTGCTGGAAGTGGAAAAGGACACATTTTCAAG gtTGTCATGGAGACCCAGACATCTGCAACAGTATATGAAGATGTAGAAATAGCAGAGGGTGATGCTATAAAATCTAGCTTGCTGTTTGACATTGGGCATGAACATATTTATGTCATGACAGATTACAAG TTGTACAAGATGAAGCTTTATGAATGTTGTCAGTACACCACTTGTACTACCTGCCTTGGTGCTAACAACCCATACTGTGGATGGTGTTCGCTGGAGAACAA ATGCAGTGTGCAAAAAGAATGTAACCAAACTGATGAGATGGGGTGGCTGCCATATAGTGAAAATTTTTGTCCTAACATCACTAATGAGAATGCAGATATTCAACAG ATTCCAGCCTTAACTTCCATTCACCCGAACACAGGTCCTCAGTCAGGGGGTACATTGGTTACTATATACGGGCAGTATTTGTATACTGATATAGCTACAACTGTAACAATTGGAGGGCATTGTTGTTCTCTGACAGATCCAGACAGGGCTCGTTATTCCTCGGAAAATGCAAGTTCTAACGAGTCCAATCCAGTATCTTATACAGA AAAATATTCATCTAATCCAAATGAACTTGTTTGTAAGACAAGTACAGCATATAAAAGTCAACTGAACAAACAGCTAGACGTTGTGGTACATATCAATGGAACCAGGGTTTCGGCGGACAAGAATATGACATATACATATGTTGAAGACCCCAAAATCACATCCATACATCCTAAGAGAAGCTTTCAGAG tgGAGGCAGAGCGTTAACAATAGAAGGATCAAATCTGTTTGCTACACAGATACCAATGATGTATGCAGTTATTGATGGTGTCCAGATGGGTCCTGAG AACTGTACAAGGGATAACACTGCAGTAATTTACTGTCCCACCCCGAAGTACATAGATCCATCCACTGGTTCTGTAGAAGAAACAGATTTTGTGAATGCAAG GTTAGGGTTTAAGATGGACAGTGTAACTTCTGTTACCGCTGACAACCTTCCTCTTAACCTGGGAAATATCATGTACTATCCAGATCCATCTCTGCAGAACTTCACAGAAGTCATGGAAGTCAATAACACACAGGATCACGTTGTTATTAAA GGTACTCGTCTCTCACTTGCAGCAGATGGCCCTGATGTAAAGGTATATATCGGATGTGGGACATGTGATGTAATTTCAATGACAGCTGAGGTAATAGTATGTAAACCTCCAGAAGATAAACCAGTATGTGATGAATCAAATGAACAACAGTTTATTGTAAAT GTATCGATAGGCAACTTTCACCAAAGTGTTGGATTACTTTCTTTCAAGGTCAAATCTCAGTCAGCAAAACCAAGTAATATTGGCACGTTGGTGATTGTTATAGCTGTCATTTGTGTAACTGTTATACTTTCCACAG GTGCCATCCTGATGTTTTGTAGATACAGAAAGAAACACTCTGAAGGGGGAAATACGATATTGTTTTGGAATGAAAATGGTGTAGAGGAGGTTGGGCTAATTCATGATAGCGAGTGA
- the LOC128547955 gene encoding gastrula zinc finger protein XlCGF64.1-like, with protein MADAESQHRLTINALEESFHEETQTKLCADCGREFKTRSGLRKHMIRHERSHKYECAECHQKFVEKHQYESHMRKHGSDMLTCDKCHKSFTHLQSVKRYMKTCSIKEDNSGGHSSFKRDKHNCDLKLIVICITIICKSFGNIPK; from the exons ATGGCGGACGCTGAAAGTCAACACAG GTTAACAATCAATGCACTTGAAGAATCATTTCATGAGGAAACACAGACAAAGCTATGTGCTGATTGTGGGAGAGAGTTCAAGACCAGGAGTGGGCTTAGAAAGCACATGATCCGGCATGAACGTTCGCACAAATACGAATGTGCAGAATGTCATCAGAAATTTGTAGAAAAACACCAGTATGAAAGTCACATGAGAAAACACGGATCAGATATGTTAACATGTGACAAATGCCATAAAAGCTTTACACATTTACAGTCCGTGAAGAGGTATATGAAGACATGCTCCATAAAGGAGGATAACAGTGGTGGTCACTCGTCTTTCAAACGTGATAAACATAATTGTGATTTAAAGCTTATTGTGATATGCATTACAATCATATGTAAATCATTTGGAAATATTCCGaaataa
- the LOC123529984 gene encoding uncharacterized protein LOC123529984, translated as MTEIAAASFYGRGLRHGPAYAEQGQPGFNDIDIVFAFPCTSWPLQARQWLDWQGVGQWPSDLMKRYCSSTGCFAVGVGSKGSENEELEWRISTSLAERCLMFNLDITQIRCYVLMKMILKTFIKPYFEDTISSFMCKTVLFHCIANTCLNIWREKHLLVCLSLCLSVLYKSILNENCPHFIISGNNLMRGHIPHESKPYILEILNYIINSEGRALLGIECDSLGARLQLKLSNLLFGFEFKTNDIISGHLLQLTAHFIHFKIQECLIEITNSSYEEAIQTLLKDIFKLAIIYDQSLGLDKTACSLLAPQFCTTLGSVLGSYNIQLFNAISAKAFTWISMGLNTDVSSSKLKLASMLYCIGDTQRTEIVLRDTEANYDLNIVEPICRCYSFIKQATRRGFFAISNNHNVEAIQYTTAFCVTFLPCEINCVPHELRYEMFRSTQEDLPFRGILDFWMDWAVVDSLPYLYFLQYKTYSNIQRHQEKQRALFNLVKTIDQEPNLAHRETALNLLGQCMEQEDRARDALHCYLLSLNLRERNNAAKLHICRLLSTLVNDY; from the coding sequence ATGACAGAAATTGCAGCTGCTTCTTTTTATGGGCGAGGACTGAGACACGGTCCAGCATATGCAGAACAAGGACAACCAGGGTTTAATGATATTGACATTGTTTTTGCTTTCCCCTGTACATCATGGCCTCTACAAGCTAGACAATGGTTAGACTGGCAAGGTGTAGGTCAGTGGCCTTCAGATCTCATGAAGAGGTATTGTAGCAGTACTGGATGTTTTGCTGTTGGTGTTGGAAGCAAGGGCAGTGAAAATGAAGAACTGGAATGGAGAATATCAACATCTCTAGCAGAAAGGTGTTTAATGTTTAATCTCGATATTACACAGATTCGATGTTATGTGTTGATGAAGATGATCTTAAAAACCTTCATCAAACCATACTTTGAAGACaccatttcaagtttcatgtgtaaaacagttctGTTCCATTGTATTgcaaatacatgtttaaacatTTGGAGAGAAAAACACTTACTTGTTTGTCTATCATTGTGTTTATCTGTCCTGTATAAAAGCATCTTAAATGAAAACTGTCCACATTTTATCATATCTGGAAACAATTTGATGCGAGGACATATTCCTCATGAATCTAAACCTTACATTCTTGAAATACTGAACTACATCATAAACAGCGAAGGAAGAGCATTACTGGGTATTGAGTGTGATTCTCTTGGTGCAAGGCTTCAGCTAAAGTTGAGTAATTTGCTCTTTGGGTTTGAATTCaaaacaaatgacattatttcagGGCATTTATTACAATTAACTGCacatttcattcatttcaaaatacAAGAATGTCTAATTGAAATTACAAACAGTAGTTATGAAGAAGCTATACAAACACTGCTGAAGGATATTTTCAAACTAGCCATTATTTATGATCAATCCCTGGGACTGGATAAAACAGCTTGCAGTCTTCTGGCTCCACAGTTCTGTACCACTCTTGGATCTGTCCTGGGGTCCTACAACATTCAACTGTTCAATGCTATATCAGCAAAAGCTTTCACCTGGATCTCAATGGGTCTGAACACAGATGTTTCATCTAGTAAACTGAAGCTGGCATCCATGTTATACTGTATAGGGGATACTCAAAGAACAGAAATTGTTCTCAGAGACACTGAAGCAAACTATGACCTAAACATTGTTGAGCCAATTTGTAGGTGTTATAGTTTTATCAAACAAGCTACAAGAAGAGGATTCTTTGCAATATCTAACAATCATAATGTAGAAGCTATACAGTACACTACAGCATTCTGTGTCACATTTCTGCCATGTGAAATTAACTGTGTTCCGCATGAACTAAGATATGAAATGTTTAGATCTACACAGGAGGACCTACCTTTCAGAGGTATACTTGACTTCTGGATGGACTGGGCAGTGGTAGATTCTCTCCCTTACCTGTACTTTCTACAATACAAGACCTACAGCAATATTCAGAGACATCAAGAAAAGCAAAGAGCACTTTTCAACCTAGTCAAAACCATTGACCAGGAACCAAACCTTGCACACAGGGAAACAGCTCTAAATCTACTGGGACAGTGTATGGAACAAGAGGACCGAGCTAGAGATGCTTTACATTGTTATTTATTATCTCTAAATCTAAGGGAGAGAAACAATGCTGCCAAGCTCCATATCTGTAGACTGCTGTCTACTTTGGTAAATGACTATtag
- the LOC123529983 gene encoding plexin-A1-like isoform X1 produces the protein MKLLLILILLVSFSMTVSINYIAYTFELETKLGIFFENACTDRQTGKIYVGAKNKLYKLGENLEMISEIDTGPAVDNVNCLYIRGCSLPETLTDSYSKAILIDYENNRLIHCISLHNGICVKHDLKNITRTEDQIYLPMVANTDSATTFAFIAPGPVRDENDHWALVLNIGVQYANNGPVQDRIPSFASRNLYDFSLVNTDLLQQSELRLDFTSKISFPIRYVYGFSSGNYSYMITVQKVKPYNETYVSKIFRVCQRDRNFFTYAEIQLQCRNNGTLYNLAQSAYLGKAGSQLAEGLNISATQDVLYVTFSIGEPGSSVPTNESALCIYPMSNVGKVFTRNIKECFEGKGQTGPEHFSYSEKCITVPGLEIDETYCNKYQRFFEQPVDGPIPVGVDAAITFQSVASALTVDVTSNYTIAFAGSGKGHIFKVVMETQTSATVYEDVEIAEGDAIKSSLLFDIGHEHIYVMTDYKLYKMKLYECCQYTTCTTCLGANNPYCGWCSLENKCSVQKECNQTDEMGWLPYSENFCPNITNENADIQQIPALTSIHPNTGPQSGGTLVTIYGQYLYTDIATTVTIGGHCCSLTDPDRARYSSENASSNESNPVSYTDLLNFRKYSSNPNELVCKTSTAYKSQLNKQLDVVVHINGTRVSADKNMTYTYVEDPKITSIHPKRSFQSGGRALTIEGSNLFATQIPMMYAVIDGVQMGPENCTRDNTAVIYCPTPKYIDPSTGSVEETDFVNARLGFKMDSVTSVTADNLPLNLGNIMYYPDPSLQNFTEVMEVNNTQDHVVIKGTRLSLAADGPDVKVYIGCGTCDVISMTAEVIVCKPPEDKPVCDESNEQQFIVNVSIGNFHQSVGLLSFKVKSQSAKPSNIGTLVIVIAVICVTVILSTGAILMFCRYRKKHSEGGNTILFWNENGVEEVGLIHDSE, from the exons ATGAAACTATTGCTCATTTTGATATTGCTGGTCAGTTTCTCAATGACAGTTTCAATAAACTATATTGCCTATACTTTTGAGCTTGAAACGAAGTTGggcatttttttcgaaaatgcctgtacagacagacaaacaggcAAGATTTATGTTGGGGCTAAAAATAAGTTGTACAAACTTGGAGAAAATTTAGAGATGATATCTGAGATAGACACTGGACCTGCAGTGGATAACGTTAACTGTCTCTATATACGTGGATGTTCTCTTCCCGAAACTCTAACCGATAGTTACAGTAAAGCAATTCTCATAGATTATGAGAATAATCGTTTAATTCACTGTATTAGTCTACACAATGGTATTTGTGTGAAACATGATCTTAAGAATATTACGAGAACAGAAGACCAGATCTATTTACCTATGGTAGCTAATACTGATTCAGCTACAACGTTTGCGTTTATTGCTCCAGGGCCGGTAAGGGATGAAAATGATCATTGGGCATTGGTGCTTAATATTGGAGTTCAATACGCAAACAATGGCCCAGTCCAGGACAGGATTCCGAGTTTTGCAAGCAGAAATTTGTATGACTTTTCACTGGTTAATACGGATCTTCTCCAGCAGTCTGAACTCCGCTTAGATTTCACCAGTAAAATTTCATTTCCAATCCGCTATGTTTATGGATTTAGCTCTGGAAATTATAGTTACATGATTACTGTTCAGAAAGTTAAGCCTTATAATGAAACTTATGTAAGTAAAATTTTCCGCGTGTGTCAAAGAGACAGAAATTTCTTCACTTATGCAGAAATACAACTCCAGTGTCGGAACAACGGAACTCTGTACAATCTTGCCCAGTCAGCTTATCTTGGTAAGGCTGGGAGCCAGCTAGCAGAGGGATTGAATATTTCAGCAACCCAAGATGTTCTCTATGTCACCTTTTCAATTGGAGAGCCGGGTTCAAGTGTTCCTACTAATGAGTCTGCATTGTGCATTTACCCAATGAGTAATGTTGGAAAGGTGTTTACAAGAAATATCAAGGAATGTTTTGAAGGGAAAGGACAAACTGGCCCAGAGCATTTTTCCTATTCTGAAAAGTGCATAACagtacca GGTTTGGAAATTGATGAAACATACTGTAACAAATACCAAAGATTCTTTGAACAGCCAGTAGATGGCCCTATTCCTGTAGGAGTTGATGCTGCCATAACATTTCAAAGTGTGGCATCTGCGTTAACTGTAGATGTCACGTCTAATTACACGATTGCCTTTGCTGGAAGTGGAAAAGGACACATTTTCAAG gtTGTCATGGAGACCCAGACATCTGCAACAGTATATGAAGATGTAGAAATAGCAGAGGGTGATGCTATAAAATCTAGCTTGCTGTTTGACATTGGGCATGAACATATTTATGTCATGACAGATTACAAG TTGTACAAGATGAAGCTTTATGAATGTTGTCAGTACACCACTTGTACTACCTGCCTTGGTGCTAACAACCCATACTGTGGATGGTGTTCGCTGGAGAACAA ATGCAGTGTGCAAAAAGAATGTAACCAAACTGATGAGATGGGGTGGCTGCCATATAGTGAAAATTTTTGTCCTAACATCACTAATGAGAATGCAGATATTCAACAG ATTCCAGCCTTAACTTCCATTCACCCGAACACAGGTCCTCAGTCAGGGGGTACATTGGTTACTATATACGGGCAGTATTTGTATACTGATATAGCTACAACTGTAACAATTGGAGGGCATTGTTGTTCTCTGACAGATCCAGACAGGGCTCGTTATTCCTCGGAAAATGCAAGTTCTAACGAGTCCAATCCAGTATCTTATACAGA TTTGTTGAACTTCAGAAAATATTCATCTAATCCAAATGAACTTGTTTGTAAGACAAGTACAGCATATAAAAGTCAACTGAACAAACAGCTAGACGTTGTGGTACATATCAATGGAACCAGGGTTTCGGCGGACAAGAATATGACATATACATATGTTGAAGACCCCAAAATCACATCCATACATCCTAAGAGAAGCTTTCAGAG tgGAGGCAGAGCGTTAACAATAGAAGGATCAAATCTGTTTGCTACACAGATACCAATGATGTATGCAGTTATTGATGGTGTCCAGATGGGTCCTGAG AACTGTACAAGGGATAACACTGCAGTAATTTACTGTCCCACCCCGAAGTACATAGATCCATCCACTGGTTCTGTAGAAGAAACAGATTTTGTGAATGCAAG GTTAGGGTTTAAGATGGACAGTGTAACTTCTGTTACCGCTGACAACCTTCCTCTTAACCTGGGAAATATCATGTACTATCCAGATCCATCTCTGCAGAACTTCACAGAAGTCATGGAAGTCAATAACACACAGGATCACGTTGTTATTAAA GGTACTCGTCTCTCACTTGCAGCAGATGGCCCTGATGTAAAGGTATATATCGGATGTGGGACATGTGATGTAATTTCAATGACAGCTGAGGTAATAGTATGTAAACCTCCAGAAGATAAACCAGTATGTGATGAATCAAATGAACAACAGTTTATTGTAAAT GTATCGATAGGCAACTTTCACCAAAGTGTTGGATTACTTTCTTTCAAGGTCAAATCTCAGTCAGCAAAACCAAGTAATATTGGCACGTTGGTGATTGTTATAGCTGTCATTTGTGTAACTGTTATACTTTCCACAG GTGCCATCCTGATGTTTTGTAGATACAGAAAGAAACACTCTGAAGGGGGAAATACGATATTGTTTTGGAATGAAAATGGTGTAGAGGAGGTTGGGCTAATTCATGATAGCGAGTGA